The Musa acuminata AAA Group cultivar baxijiao chromosome BXJ3-6, Cavendish_Baxijiao_AAA, whole genome shotgun sequence region TGGTAGAATCTCCAAGCCTACAGCTTGTGAGATGTTAGAGAGAACCTGTGATTAAGAATTCCTATAATAAGCTAAAAAATGacgtatatataataataatataaaaaattttagtgtttgttatttatttttacatgGCTTGATGAGAGGTACTAATACGACAATAGaaagttgctatataaaattgccAACGTGCTCGATAGCTTACAATAAGTTCTCTTCCTGGAGGTTCAAACATTTTCCTTCCTGGAAACAGAactcttgcaagtcatttcacttCTTGAAAATAAGAATAAGAACAGGGCCAGTTGGTCGATTAAGCATTTCCAATTTAAAGCTTGCCCAGGATTCAACAGGCAGACCAGATGCAAAACCTTGGATGCTCTCCAGTTCATCCCTGCATAATGAAATATAAACATCATAAAGCATCTGAATTCATACGTTAATGCATGCTATAGTTCATCGTGTTGTTTGGTTGTATACACTCAAGCTACTAAAGAGCTAAAGCAACAACAAAGTTCAATATGAGAGGGAGTAACTAGTGACTGAAAGTAGGAAAATAACTACGCCTTGGAAAGTAGGAACCTCCGTAAGGTTATGCATTAACATTAAAAGAAAGGAGGACACACGATATTGTAAATGATGAATCACACACTGTGCCTTCATCACGAAGTTTGCAGGCTGTACTTGAAGGTAATCATATATATCTAAAAGATGAGACTCTGCTCTTTGAATTGTGAATTACGACAAAATTCAGAATGTTAGGTTGCTCAGGCTgcagaaaaataaaaagtaaaacatTTACCTTCCGCCTGGATGTCCAACATAGACCATGACGCTGATAAGTCCTCCAGACCCCAGTACCCTACCAGCAGCCTGCAATGCTGCCAGCGTTGTTCCTGGCGTTGTAAGAATTGCTTTGTCTCCTCCTGGCAGATAGCCCAAATTGAATACCACAAGTCTGAATTGTAACAAGCAGAAATTCTTGTGAACAATAAACGGATGTAAAACCAGGAGGTTACTTCAGCAAAAAAGAAAGTTtaagcaaaataaaaaaaaaaaatatttcctaaAACACAAAACAAGAGTGATCTAAAATAAAATGTCTTAGTGATGCTGCCTGGCTTAAGCATATACCAATTCTTTTTCATGTACCCCAAATTATATCCTTGGTAGCTCACTTTATGTTCTTATAGAAAAATTAAACTTTTTCGGAATGGCAGGGTCCAGATTCCAGAATTCAACATTAAGATTTTACTTGCTCGAAACTACCATACAATAAATACTCTGGAACCTGTTCCCGATATAGTTAGAAATAAATTAATCTGATAACATGGATTAAGATCAGCAACTTAATGTGTGAGAATAATAAGCTCAGTTTGAAAATGTAATCACACTTTTAGTAGCACTCTTAGTCATTTGAGACAAGATCCCTTAATAAAAGCTTTTGCTCTAAATTGTAGCTAAATTGATCATGGACCAAAGGGAGTCTTCCATAATTCCAACTTGCAGCAAAGTCAGGCAGTTTCAGCCTTTCTTGAGTAGCTGGCCCGAAATGGGTTCTACCAAAATCCCTTCACACATTGGGAACATCAAACAACTTGAACCAATCAAAATCTATTCTTGAAGGTGTGCATGTCATGACAAAAGTACAATCAAAACCAACACCTTAAAGTCACCTCAagtatgtatatgtaaatatgcACACATATACAGAcggatacatgtatatacatgtagtgATTCTCTAAATAACAATGTCAAAAAGACATATCATGTTTATGGTAACTTGAAGAGAGTGCTCGAGCTCATACTACAACAATTGAGTtatttttcttcacaaaaaatACATGACAAATTCATGCTCTACATAGGCCAATGTTGTTATGGGATTGACAAGGTCACTGCTGAAAATAATGGTATGTATGACAGCACATATGGGTTTCCAATAATAGTAACTGAGTTCAAATAGCTGGGTTACCTGACAGAGTTGTCATTTTGAACAATATCTTCCATTTTGCTATGACAAAGCTTCAAGAGCTTCACTAGTTTCCTCTACCATAAAACAAGTCAACTGTTACTTGTAGCTCAGTGGTATCTAAAAATGGAAAAGCAGTTCAAAAGTACAACAAAATCTAATTTCAAGATCTTGGTCCAAGAACTATCAAATAAGATTTTTTTCTTCAAGACTAAATTTCTCAGCAAGAGATATCATTATTCTCTTGAAAAATGGAATAAAACAAGTGAGAAATATAGTTGTAAAAATTTTAGCACCTTGTTTTCCTCGACTGATATTTCCAGTAAAGCAGAAGTGTTGTCCAATGCT contains the following coding sequences:
- the LOC135641729 gene encoding tRNA (mnm(5)s(2)U34)-methyltransferase, chloroplastic-like isoform X2 gives rise to the protein MQICGFGVKLVFGGFSCTGSLKVWVWKNIIQKGDTVIDATCGNGYDTLALLTMVADESGRGCVYGMDIQQEALDNTSALLEISVEENKRKLVKLLKLCHSKMEDIVQNDNSVRLVVFNLGYLPGGDKAILTTPGTTLAALQAAGRVLGSGGLISVMVYVGHPGGRDELESIQGFASGLPVESWASFKLEMLNRPTGPVLILIFKK
- the LOC135641729 gene encoding tRNA (mnm(5)s(2)U34)-methyltransferase, chloroplastic-like isoform X1, which produces MEALTLMSPHFRRFTAPFPLRSLFRRSISLKAQLSTGSSRKSGAKEFPIAGMEEAFMGFITGRKKATEVAHSVWKNIIQKGDTVIDATCGNGYDTLALLTMVADESGRGCVYGMDIQQEALDNTSALLEISVEENKRKLVKLLKLCHSKMEDIVQNDNSVRLVVFNLGYLPGGDKAILTTPGTTLAALQAAGRVLGSGGLISVMVYVGHPGGRDELESIQGFASGLPVESWASFKLEMLNRPTGPVLILIFKK